ATCCATCCCCGTGCGACGCTGGTGGGTGCCCTCGGGAAATACTCCCGTGTTGATGAGCCGATCATCTTCGTGACCGAACTTGTGGCATTCTTCAACCTCGAAGGCTGGGCGCATCTGACGGATAAGAAGGAAGACAAAAAGAAAGGCGAATTCTTTGCTTTCAGCCGCACTGCCTATGGTATCGTAAAGACCCGCACTGATGGCCACCGCTTACTGGTCTATACAGACAGCGGAAAGGTGGATATGAAGGAAGCATATTGTTATTCGCTCGACAAGAACGGTTTACCGGTGCCGTCACCGGTCGTGAGAATATAACGAACCCGGACAGAGACCGTCTAGAGCAATCCCAGCCGGTGCCCGTCGTTCGATGTTTTCCGTGTACCGGGAAATTTTTACAGACCGTTTTGCCGGTCAGGTTTCCGGCCTTCGCTTTAATAAACAGCGCCGCCATTTTCTCCGGAATGTCCTGTATGGTGACTTCAATGAGATTTCTCAGGTGAATGTCTGCGCGCAGACACTCATCCTTGATCCGATTCAGATTTCTATGCTTTTCATTGCTCTTTGGTGAAAAAACGGTTAATTTGATGAAGATGAGAATTATAGAGGTCTTCAACAGCTTAAAAGTCATATAGAAAGGAATTGGCAAAATGAACAGAAAGGCACTGGCAGCAGGAATTTTCAGCGCTGTATTCATTGCTGTGACCGTTACAGCGGTGTACGCGCAGACGACAACGGCGAAAAAAACCTCCCCGAAAGAGGCGGCCGCAAAGAAGACGGATTTCGGGACCGAGTATTACAGCGAGACGGTGCGGGTGCTCAACCTCATGTGGGACAATCGTAAAGACCAGATCGGCAAAATCAGCGAGCGCGCAGCCGCTACGCTCCGTGCGGGGCATAAAGTGGTCTGGGACTGCACTGCGGGTCATTCCAACATCAATGAAGTTGAACCTTCGCTGCCCTGCCTGCCGAAAGGCGGGATGATTTCCGCCACGGAGTTCAGCGGTCAGAAGGCCACCATTGATGCTCTTGGCAGGGATGACATGCTCATCACCAACTTTATCAACGAACAGACAGCAGCCGCTCACAACCGTGGCGTGTATGTGGTGGGGGTCACCGACAGCTATTTCCGTCACCGCTCCTTTTCCGAGCAGGATAATCAGGACAAGAAACCTAATTACCAGGACCTGGAACTGGAGGACATCTCCAGCGAAGTACTCATTTCCGAAGTACCCGGCCAGATCGGGCTGGTGAACATGCCCTACATCTCGGAGATGAAAGTCGGCGCTGGAGTGGGAAACTTCATGATCGCCCTTTACTGGATGGTCGTTTCCGAGGTTGCGGACAAGATGAAGAATCCGGACGCCCCATCACTGCAGTACGCCGCGCAGTACCATGACACCATCATGAAACGGCTCGACAGTATCTTCAAGACACAGAAACCCTTACTCTGGTCTACTGCGGACGAACTTGCGGTAAAGGTTGGCAACGGCGCCCACATGTGGGTGGAATCCTGGCCGAAGAGCGTGTTCAACGATGCCAGTGGCGCATCCATGGGTCTGGTGTTCACCAATCACTATCCAAAGGAAAAAATGAAGCCGGGAGATGTGATGTTTGTCTGCGAGGTCTCCGACAGCACGAACTCCGCCATGGTGCAGGAAGCCCGCGCGGCTAAAGCCAGGGGCGCCTACATTGTCGCTATCGGCCCGGCAAACCAGGTGGAGCTCAAAAAGCTTGCCGATGTGTATTTCGACAACCTGAGTCCGGAGGGGTACGGTCTCTTCCGGATCAAGGGGCACGACAACAGGATCGCCCTCGCAGGGTCGCTCATCAACAGCATCGTATACGGCGCTTTCTCCACGCAGATGGTGCAGGAGATGAACAAACGCAGCTGGTATCCCAAATACTATATGAGCTACAACTGGGGCGGCGCTTCCGGCGGGTACTTCGAGTGGTTG
Above is a window of bacterium DNA encoding:
- a CDS encoding competence protein; the encoded protein is IHPRATLVGALGKYSRVDEPIIFVTELVAFFNLEGWAHLTDKKEDKKKGEFFAFSRTAYGIVKTRTDGHRLLVYTDSGKVDMKEAYCYSLDKNGLPVPSPVVRI